The proteins below come from a single Acidobacteriota bacterium genomic window:
- a CDS encoding sulfatase, producing the protein MKRAVYSIAFAGLGALVPASVACSGAPTRPSALLIITEGVRPDRMSLYGAKRATTPKADSIAAESAIFEHAFASSPDDAASIASLMTGRYPPEHGLLLTRRVRDAVQTLAESLKKAGYDTHAISSEVQMTAESGLQQGFDQVEAVDPSAVDELDGGAAEVTRKAIAWLTTSWSRKNPFFLTLVYSSPSLPFHPPDGVRFRFVDPIVPRDRVDVVADYWLPFAARYSAHAAEISDREMVMLRDLYDAEIYYADDRSGDVVSSLREMKLLDSTLLVETASRGEMLGEDHLLADTSSLRDVNLRVPLLMRFPGHVRAGLRVAGLAQDVDVMPTMLDLLGVARPETVSRTATSLAPLDGPPRRSSAVSTAVRPGPGRSFDLLVSGRDDRYRIVVSSAGVEALFDLQTDPEGAQNALSSSRDAAGRMQKKLADWDAALSAVPGMPPLPPPGQAPSGLVPAGPPPPAKSNPPRSKP; encoded by the coding sequence ATGAAGCGTGCAGTATACAGCATCGCTTTTGCGGGCCTCGGAGCCCTGGTCCCGGCCTCCGTCGCGTGCTCGGGCGCCCCGACGCGCCCGTCGGCGCTCCTGATCATCACCGAGGGGGTGAGGCCCGATCGCATGAGCCTCTACGGCGCGAAGCGGGCCACGACCCCGAAGGCCGACTCGATCGCGGCGGAATCGGCGATCTTCGAGCACGCCTTCGCCTCGTCCCCCGACGACGCGGCCTCGATCGCGAGCCTGATGACCGGACGATACCCCCCCGAGCACGGGCTCCTCCTGACGCGCCGCGTCCGCGACGCCGTCCAGACCCTCGCCGAATCGCTCAAGAAGGCGGGTTACGACACGCACGCGATCTCGTCGGAGGTGCAGATGACCGCGGAGTCCGGCCTGCAGCAGGGATTCGACCAGGTCGAGGCGGTCGACCCTTCCGCCGTCGACGAGCTCGATGGCGGCGCCGCCGAGGTCACGCGGAAGGCGATTGCGTGGCTCACGACGTCCTGGTCGCGGAAGAACCCGTTCTTCCTCACCCTGGTCTACTCCAGCCCGTCGCTTCCCTTCCACCCCCCCGACGGCGTGCGGTTCCGGTTCGTCGACCCGATCGTTCCCCGCGACAGGGTCGACGTCGTCGCGGACTACTGGCTCCCGTTCGCCGCGCGCTACTCGGCGCACGCCGCGGAGATCAGCGACCGCGAGATGGTGATGCTGCGCGATCTCTACGACGCGGAGATCTACTACGCCGACGACCGCAGCGGCGACGTCGTCTCGAGCCTGCGGGAGATGAAGCTCCTCGACTCGACGCTGCTCGTCGAGACGGCGAGCCGCGGCGAGATGCTCGGCGAAGACCATCTTCTCGCCGACACGTCGTCGCTGAGGGACGTGAATCTGAGGGTGCCCCTCCTGATGCGCTTCCCGGGGCACGTCCGGGCGGGCCTGCGCGTCGCGGGGCTGGCGCAGGACGTCGACGTCATGCCGACGATGCTCGATCTCCTCGGCGTCGCGCGCCCCGAGACGGTGAGCCGAACCGCGACCTCGCTCGCCCCCCTGGACGGTCCGCCCAGGCGGTCGAGCGCGGTCTCGACCGCCGTGCGCCCCGGCCCCGGTCGCTCCTTCGACCTCCTCGTGAGCGGGCGCGATGACCGCTACCGCATCGTGGTCTCGTCGGCCGGCGTGGAGGCGCTCTTCGACCTCCAGACCGACCCGGAGGGGGCGCAGAACGCCCTGAGCTCGTCTCGGGACGCGGCCGGGCGGATGCAGAAGAAGCTCGCCGACTGGGACGCGGCGCTCTCGGCCGTCCCCGGCATGCCGCCGCTCCCTCCGCCGGGCCAGGCGCCATCGGGCCTCGTGCCGGCGGGGCCGCCACCGCCCGCGAAGTCGAACCCCCCGCGGTCGAAGCCTTGA
- a CDS encoding HAD hydrolase-like protein, which yields MKLVLFDVDGTLVDAAGAGRWSIDRAFEKVFGVGPIDSRHSGVRFNGRTDPSIISEIAAKNRIEPGALAARRGELEATYLALLEERLAPSSNAARALPGVADLLAELRRRRVPFGLLTGNLRRGAELKLRAVALDGFFDEGAFGSDGADRSDLARIARERFEARAGRPIDPSDVAVVGDAPEDVRAGRANGYRCLAVRTGWCEPGELEGLRPDLLLADLTATREVVAWFLAE from the coding sequence TTGAAGCTCGTTCTCTTCGACGTCGACGGAACCCTCGTCGACGCCGCCGGGGCGGGCCGCTGGTCGATCGACCGCGCCTTCGAGAAGGTCTTCGGGGTCGGGCCGATCGACTCGCGTCACTCCGGCGTGCGCTTCAACGGGCGGACCGATCCTTCGATCATCTCCGAGATCGCGGCGAAGAACCGGATCGAGCCCGGCGCGCTCGCGGCGCGCCGCGGCGAGCTCGAGGCGACGTACCTGGCGCTGCTCGAGGAGAGGCTCGCGCCGTCCTCGAATGCGGCGCGCGCGCTTCCGGGCGTCGCGGACCTCCTGGCCGAGCTCCGGAGGCGCCGCGTTCCCTTCGGGCTCCTGACGGGGAACCTCCGGCGCGGCGCCGAGCTGAAGCTCCGCGCGGTCGCCCTGGACGGGTTCTTCGACGAGGGGGCGTTCGGGAGCGATGGCGCCGACCGGTCGGATCTCGCGAGGATCGCGCGCGAGAGGTTCGAGGCGCGGGCCGGCCGTCCGATCGATCCGTCGGACGTCGCGGTGGTGGGCGACGCTCCCGAGGACGTCCGGGCGGGCCGGGCCAACGGATACCGCTGTCTCGCGGTGCGGACGGGGTGGTGCGAGCCCGGCGAGCTGGAGGGGCTGCGGCCCGATCTGCTCCTCGCGGATCTCACCGCGACCCGGGAGGTCGTGGCTTGGTTCCTGGCCGAGTGA
- a CDS encoding sulfatase-like hydrolase/transferase — protein sequence MVPGRVTERPSASVDPPYFGLGFLSILLPTLIVKRVHLLTLYRGDLSGVLRWILVDPSPWQKLLYATSFFARDVAEVFVIWSAFYLLARKLLRLRPSIVTGVGAGFALLVTGANYMTFRELGTFLTLDVLLISVEWTSRNPEIVRQYVSIRSFAVLPVAAAWIAVPVAVPPRLARWARGRWLTRALSPAALALAAAAAAGLSYASSEIAFGGKLPHWGYWSASASAFFEVKERRGKEVDLVGIDALRRQFHSISYPEGEPPPAPGPAEIPAPLRVPHHVVIIAMETASREYYPFLDDPNLPTFHRMQRRAFTSTRHFTTRTSTTWSAYSILTGVYPPTRRDVLRYGPYEGDGLAALLAPRGYEATFIDSYNIDFHERDMKSQMWTDIGFTTLLDPDRFPAAPARNVYEKHLSRDERSFTAVRDAVLGAQSRGKKAVVFLSTMLGHYEWKAKPGHESLSGRERLYQILVEYDRMLGGVLDALEKAALGDDLLVVVTGDHGLRNQAEFDSLGEPMLLGRAAFNVPFMLYAPSLLDHEVRVPYATSHVDIAPTILDLTGTDASASFFHGESLLTARLASRAVFLMNTGLNPTDGYFFKGRFFTYNSLSEMREVAREETSPEPRMMQPSGAEAEAIPEALRDPKKFLERGRESFERAARYFAAKRKQGT from the coding sequence TTGGTTCCTGGCCGAGTGACGGAGCGGCCCTCCGCCTCCGTCGACCCCCCGTACTTCGGGCTCGGGTTCCTCTCGATCCTCCTGCCGACGCTGATCGTCAAGCGCGTGCACCTCCTCACGCTCTACCGGGGAGACCTCTCCGGCGTGCTGCGCTGGATCCTGGTCGATCCGAGCCCGTGGCAGAAGCTCCTGTACGCCACGAGTTTCTTCGCGCGGGACGTCGCCGAGGTCTTCGTCATCTGGAGCGCCTTCTACCTCCTCGCGCGAAAGCTCCTCCGCCTGCGCCCGTCGATCGTCACAGGGGTGGGCGCCGGCTTCGCTCTCCTCGTCACCGGCGCGAACTACATGACCTTCCGCGAGCTGGGGACGTTTCTCACCCTCGACGTCCTCCTCATCTCCGTCGAGTGGACCAGCCGGAATCCGGAAATCGTGAGGCAGTACGTCTCGATCCGGAGTTTCGCCGTGCTGCCCGTCGCCGCGGCCTGGATCGCCGTGCCCGTCGCGGTGCCGCCGCGGCTTGCGAGGTGGGCGAGGGGACGGTGGCTCACCCGCGCGCTGTCTCCCGCCGCGCTCGCCCTCGCCGCGGCCGCCGCGGCGGGGCTGAGCTACGCCTCCTCCGAGATCGCCTTCGGCGGCAAGCTCCCGCACTGGGGGTACTGGAGCGCGTCGGCGTCGGCCTTCTTCGAGGTCAAGGAGCGCCGCGGGAAGGAGGTCGATCTCGTCGGGATCGACGCGCTGCGACGGCAGTTCCACTCGATCTCCTACCCCGAGGGAGAGCCCCCGCCGGCCCCCGGGCCCGCCGAGATTCCGGCGCCTCTGCGCGTCCCGCACCACGTCGTGATCATCGCGATGGAGACGGCGTCCCGCGAGTACTACCCCTTCCTCGACGATCCGAACCTGCCGACCTTCCACCGCATGCAGCGGCGCGCCTTCACGTCCACGCGCCATTTCACGACGCGCACGTCGACCACCTGGTCGGCGTACTCGATCCTGACGGGGGTTTACCCCCCGACCAGGCGGGACGTGCTCCGGTACGGCCCGTACGAGGGGGACGGGCTCGCGGCGCTCCTCGCGCCCCGCGGCTACGAGGCGACGTTCATCGACTCGTACAACATCGACTTCCACGAGCGGGACATGAAGAGCCAGATGTGGACCGACATCGGGTTCACGACGCTCCTCGATCCCGATCGCTTTCCCGCGGCGCCCGCCCGGAACGTCTACGAGAAGCACCTGTCTCGCGACGAGAGGTCGTTCACCGCCGTCCGGGACGCGGTCCTGGGCGCGCAATCGCGCGGGAAGAAGGCGGTGGTCTTCCTGAGCACGATGCTGGGTCACTACGAGTGGAAGGCGAAGCCCGGGCACGAGAGCCTTTCGGGCCGCGAGAGGCTCTACCAGATCCTCGTCGAGTACGATCGCATGCTGGGGGGCGTCCTCGACGCCCTGGAGAAGGCGGCCCTGGGCGACGATCTTCTCGTCGTCGTGACGGGGGACCACGGCCTCAGGAACCAGGCGGAGTTCGATTCGCTCGGCGAGCCGATGCTCCTCGGCCGCGCGGCCTTCAACGTCCCCTTCATGCTCTACGCGCCGTCGCTCCTCGATCACGAAGTCCGCGTGCCGTACGCCACGTCCCACGTCGACATCGCCCCGACGATCCTCGACCTCACGGGGACCGACGCCTCGGCCTCCTTCTTCCACGGCGAGAGCCTCCTCACGGCTCGGCTCGCCTCGAGGGCCGTCTTCCTCATGAACACCGGCCTCAACCCGACCGACGGGTACTTCTTCAAGGGGAGGTTCTTCACGTACAACTCCCTCTCGGAGATGAGGGAGGTGGCGAGGGAGGAGACCTCCCCGGAGCCCAGGATGATGCAGCCTTCGGGCGCCGAGGCGGAGGCGATCCCCGAAGCGCTTCGCGATCCGAAGAAGTTCCTGGAGCGCGGGCGCGAGAGCTTCGAGCGAGCGGCTCGTTATTTCGCCGCAAAGAGGAAGCAGGGAACCTAG
- a CDS encoding S8 family serine peptidase: protein MRLTLAAGALVALASAFAGGGKPASTEFAPGEIVVKLRHEMDSGDALVVQNLKRRYPDAVARHAFAQPRPAGEIRERFPQRAARAAARAAIPTLDRIYVLDLKNGRADVESLAREMRKDPEVVYAEPNFVYRTASTTFPNDTYYLSSGSWGQPYDDLWGLKGIQASGAWKTSTGAGVVIGLVDTGVDYNHADLKANVWINPGEDLNHNGTVEAREVNGADDDADGYVDDLRGWDFVNGDADPMDDSGHGTHVAGILAAIGNNQRGVIGVAFGAKVLAVKSFSALGTGTGANAAAGIVYAAAHGAEVINMSWGGPASQVVADAVAYAASLGAVLVAAAGNGNTDVRYTAPASYPQVIAVGAVDRNGVKTDFSNWGDRLSVAAPGGDSADPADPQLKFVNILSLKASQGRLAGKYPSQVVGKDYFRLRGTSMAAPHAAGVVALILARQPLLSADLVRAVLEGSADDLQGNGFDVFTGYGRVNAAGAVARADLALVRPELTISALAPASPSAALDGPVAVDVTVSNTGRGAATSVDIDLFDGDPAAGGAHLARRTIPGVPAGSSIVATMYVTLGAYGDHTLFAAVDHDDRVAEINEANNSRTGLVEVADFSSMVSAVSTLAASDQLFPSLSGNRIVWEDLRTGDADIYMQDLGTGLQTRLTTDPSDQALPVISGDVVVWQDHRNGTWDIYAYDLAAGLETRITSDGSDHTAPSTDGRRVVWTDWRHGDPEIYMFDLATGEERRITYDPAEQDGAGVSGNRIVWVDRRNGNYDIYLYDLSTGTERQITTDPRNQYAAMIQGDRIVWEDQRSGNPDIFLYDLVTSTEIRLTSDPAEQHSPVIAGDYVAYEDAASGNSNISLFDLKAWRETAVTTGTSRHYRPVISPAGVAWQDDQSGSWDVYLQRWNSYLHAPVNLTVQPQGPSVHLAWDPIVDPSLQGYAIYRDSAPGGGWEPIGFTTQPAYDDWGVAPGVEVAYRVSAVNVSGGQGGFSNEASAIP from the coding sequence ATGCGCTTGACGCTCGCCGCGGGAGCGCTCGTCGCGCTCGCCTCCGCGTTCGCGGGCGGAGGAAAGCCCGCAAGCACCGAATTCGCTCCCGGAGAGATCGTCGTCAAGCTCCGGCACGAGATGGACTCCGGCGACGCCCTCGTCGTGCAGAATCTGAAACGCCGCTATCCCGACGCCGTCGCTCGCCACGCCTTCGCGCAGCCCCGCCCGGCCGGAGAGATCCGGGAGCGCTTCCCGCAACGAGCGGCCCGGGCCGCAGCGCGCGCCGCGATCCCGACTCTCGACCGGATCTACGTCCTCGATCTGAAGAACGGCCGCGCGGACGTGGAGTCTCTGGCGCGCGAGATGCGGAAGGATCCCGAGGTCGTCTACGCCGAGCCGAACTTCGTCTACCGCACCGCGTCGACGACGTTTCCGAACGACACGTACTACCTCTCCTCGGGGTCGTGGGGGCAGCCGTACGACGATCTCTGGGGGCTGAAGGGCATCCAGGCTTCGGGCGCCTGGAAGACCTCGACGGGCGCGGGGGTCGTCATCGGCCTCGTCGACACCGGCGTCGATTACAACCACGCCGATCTCAAGGCGAACGTCTGGATCAACCCGGGCGAGGACCTGAACCACAACGGCACCGTCGAAGCCCGCGAGGTGAACGGAGCGGACGACGACGCGGACGGCTACGTCGACGACCTGCGCGGGTGGGACTTCGTCAACGGCGACGCGGACCCGATGGACGACAGCGGCCACGGGACGCACGTCGCGGGGATCCTCGCGGCGATCGGGAACAACCAGCGCGGCGTGATCGGGGTCGCCTTCGGAGCGAAAGTTCTCGCGGTGAAGTCGTTCTCCGCACTCGGAACAGGCACCGGCGCCAACGCGGCCGCCGGCATCGTCTACGCCGCCGCCCACGGTGCGGAAGTGATCAACATGAGCTGGGGGGGGCCTGCGTCGCAGGTCGTCGCCGACGCCGTCGCCTACGCTGCCTCGCTCGGCGCCGTGCTCGTCGCCGCGGCGGGCAACGGGAACACGGACGTGAGGTACACGGCCCCGGCGTCGTATCCCCAGGTGATCGCGGTGGGGGCCGTCGATCGCAACGGCGTCAAGACCGACTTCTCGAACTGGGGGGACAGGCTCTCGGTCGCCGCCCCCGGAGGGGACAGCGCCGACCCCGCGGACCCGCAGCTCAAGTTCGTCAACATCCTCTCCCTGAAGGCCTCGCAGGGACGCCTCGCCGGCAAGTACCCGTCGCAAGTCGTCGGCAAGGACTACTTCCGCCTGCGCGGGACGAGCATGGCCGCCCCGCACGCGGCGGGAGTCGTCGCGCTCATCCTCGCCCGGCAGCCTCTGCTTTCGGCCGACCTCGTCCGAGCGGTCCTCGAGGGATCGGCGGACGATCTGCAGGGGAATGGCTTCGACGTCTTCACCGGGTACGGGCGCGTCAACGCCGCCGGGGCGGTCGCGCGCGCCGACCTGGCGCTCGTGCGCCCCGAGCTGACGATTTCGGCGCTCGCGCCGGCCTCTCCGTCGGCGGCGCTCGACGGGCCGGTCGCCGTCGACGTGACCGTCTCGAACACGGGGCGCGGCGCCGCGACGTCGGTGGACATCGACCTGTTCGACGGCGATCCGGCGGCGGGGGGCGCGCATCTGGCGCGCCGGACGATTCCCGGCGTGCCCGCCGGCTCCTCGATCGTCGCGACGATGTACGTCACGCTCGGAGCCTATGGCGATCACACCCTCTTCGCCGCCGTCGATCACGACGACCGCGTCGCGGAGATCAACGAGGCCAACAACTCGAGGACGGGGCTCGTCGAGGTCGCGGACTTCAGCTCGATGGTGAGCGCCGTCTCGACGCTCGCGGCCAGCGATCAGCTCTTCCCGAGCCTGAGCGGAAACCGGATTGTCTGGGAGGATCTGCGCACCGGCGACGCCGACATCTACATGCAGGACCTCGGAACCGGCCTCCAGACGCGGCTCACCACCGACCCCTCGGACCAGGCCCTTCCCGTCATCTCGGGCGACGTCGTGGTCTGGCAGGATCACCGGAACGGGACGTGGGACATCTACGCCTACGATCTCGCGGCCGGACTGGAGACCCGCATCACGAGCGACGGGAGCGATCACACCGCGCCGTCCACCGACGGCCGGCGCGTCGTGTGGACCGACTGGCGCCACGGCGACCCGGAGATCTACATGTTCGATCTCGCCACGGGCGAGGAGCGCCGGATCACCTACGATCCGGCCGAGCAGGACGGAGCGGGCGTCTCGGGGAATCGCATCGTGTGGGTGGACCGCCGCAACGGGAACTACGACATCTATCTCTACGATCTCTCGACCGGGACCGAGCGGCAGATCACGACCGACCCGAGGAACCAGTACGCCGCCATGATCCAGGGAGATCGGATCGTCTGGGAGGACCAGCGAAGCGGCAATCCGGACATCTTCCTCTATGACCTCGTCACCAGCACGGAGATCCGGCTCACGTCCGACCCGGCCGAGCAGCACTCGCCCGTGATCGCCGGCGACTACGTCGCCTACGAGGACGCCGCGAGCGGCAACTCGAACATCTCGCTCTTCGACCTGAAGGCGTGGCGCGAGACCGCGGTGACGACGGGGACGAGCCGGCACTACCGGCCGGTGATCTCACCCGCCGGCGTCGCGTGGCAGGACGACCAGTCCGGCTCGTGGGACGTCTACCTGCAGCGATGGAACAGCTACCTCCACGCGCCGGTGAACCTGACCGTGCAGCCCCAGGGGCCGTCGGTCCACCTCGCGTGGGATCCGATCGTCGACCCGTCGCTCCAGGGGTACGCGATCTACCGCGACAGCGCTCCCGGCGGCGGATGGGAGCCCATCGGCTTCACGACGCAGCCCGCCTACGACGACTGGGGCGTCGCCCCGGGCGTCGAGGTCGCCTACCGGGTGAGCGCGGTGAACGTCTCGGGCGGCCAGGGCGGCTTCTCGAACGAGGCGTCCGCGATCCCCTAG